The proteins below are encoded in one region of Terriglobia bacterium:
- a CDS encoding amino acid permease, giving the protein MQESTQPQLVRALGLREAIAIQMGMIIGSGIFVVPATIAGRLHALGPILLVWVLGGLLILFGALTLAELSSILPQAGGPYVYLRHGFGSVWAFMFSWNHFFINTAGSVAAIAVAFATYLGHFIPALSPQRPFLSSHWVWFGRPMSFTVGWVQIAAMATIALVTFINVRGVKLGGWVMNFFTAAKVSALAALILAVVFSGKGRMANLSPIWPDSWTSELTAGLGLSMISVLWAYDGWITVTLTAGEIKNPQRNVPLSLVTGTLSVIALYVAANLAYVYVLPLPAMAGSPRVAADVAGEVLGPLGVLLIIAGILCSTFGTIHGCVLGGPRCIYAAGADGTFSRSFGKVHKRFHTPAVAIVTLGVWGGLLTLSGTYDQITSYVVFGSWGFYALTALSVMALRRKMPQSPRPYRAWGYPYTTLLFVAVTGWFLGNTLVRDPRNAIIGIVLLLISLPFYYHWTRKARTV; this is encoded by the coding sequence ATGCAAGAATCCACGCAACCCCAACTGGTTAGAGCGCTCGGGCTGCGCGAAGCAATCGCGATCCAGATGGGCATGATCATCGGGTCGGGGATCTTTGTGGTTCCGGCCACGATCGCCGGCCGCCTTCATGCCCTCGGGCCGATCCTTCTTGTGTGGGTTCTGGGCGGACTGCTGATTCTCTTCGGAGCCCTGACCCTGGCCGAGTTGAGTTCAATTCTCCCCCAGGCCGGCGGTCCTTACGTGTACCTCCGGCACGGCTTTGGATCCGTATGGGCTTTCATGTTCAGCTGGAATCATTTTTTCATCAACACGGCCGGTTCCGTCGCCGCCATTGCGGTGGCCTTCGCGACCTATCTCGGGCACTTCATCCCGGCGCTCTCGCCCCAGCGGCCCTTCCTTTCCAGCCACTGGGTATGGTTCGGTCGCCCGATGAGTTTCACGGTCGGTTGGGTTCAGATCGCAGCCATGGCGACGATCGCATTGGTCACCTTCATCAACGTCCGCGGGGTCAAGCTTGGCGGGTGGGTCATGAATTTTTTCACGGCGGCAAAAGTCTCGGCACTGGCAGCGTTGATTCTCGCGGTGGTTTTTTCCGGCAAAGGCAGGATGGCCAACCTGTCGCCCATCTGGCCTGACAGTTGGACGAGCGAGTTGACCGCCGGCCTGGGCCTGTCCATGATCTCCGTGCTGTGGGCCTATGACGGCTGGATCACGGTGACGCTGACGGCGGGAGAAATCAAAAATCCGCAGCGAAACGTCCCGCTTTCACTGGTGACCGGCACCCTTTCGGTTATCGCACTCTACGTTGCCGCCAACCTCGCCTATGTCTATGTCCTTCCGTTGCCCGCCATGGCCGGTTCCCCGCGCGTTGCCGCCGACGTGGCCGGCGAGGTGCTCGGCCCGTTGGGTGTCCTGTTGATCATCGCCGGGATTCTTTGCTCGACATTCGGCACCATCCATGGCTGCGTGCTGGGCGGCCCGCGATGCATTTACGCCGCCGGTGCAGACGGCACATTTTCCAGGAGCTTTGGCAAGGTGCACAAGCGGTTCCACACTCCCGCAGTCGCCATCGTGACTCTAGGTGTCTGGGGCGGTTTGCTTACGCTGAGTGGAACCTATGATCAGATCACTTCCTATGTGGTCTTCGGCTCATGGGGATTTTACGCGCTCACCGCTTTGTCGGTCATGGCCCTGCGGCGGAAAATGCCCCAATCACCGAGGCCCTACAGGGCATGGGGCTATCCGTACACTACGCTCCTGTTTGTCGCTGTGACGGGCTGGTTCCTCGGCAATACGCTGGTGCGCGACCCGCGCAATGCGATCATCGGAATCGTCCTGCTCCTTATCTCTCTGCCGTTTTACTATCACTGGACAAGGAAAGCGAGGACTGTGTGA
- a CDS encoding aldo/keto reductase — protein MASDSPDKNRRKFLSQTSLALASAGVIGVPRRWMPGQQPVGNTAKGKAAIQRTLGRTGIRVPIVSMGVMNANNPEVLKQAYEAGVRLFDTALGYQQGRNEEMVGSVIAQLGVRDKVIIQTKIPFPRVPAGSIKDKFLSDFAGCLKRLQTDYVDGLLIHQPNVDQMNNPEVIEALKEARQQKKARYIGVSQHAGQAGILNSAAGSGIYDMVVVGFNFQNSGDADFLQALKTASAKGVGIVAMKTQTGGRAKNLGALNQTAMLKWVLQHPEITTAIPGFTNFDQLNESFAVASGLDYTNEEKTWLADKNVMLALDYCKQCGTCLATCPKGVDIPTLMRTHMYAACYANFDQARATFEEIPENEGLRNCSDCSSCSARCANNVRIGERIADLRAIYI, from the coding sequence ATGGCATCAGACAGTCCGGATAAAAACAGAAGGAAATTCTTGTCTCAGACCTCGTTGGCCCTGGCCTCTGCGGGCGTGATCGGCGTGCCGCGTCGCTGGATGCCCGGCCAGCAACCGGTTGGCAACACGGCAAAGGGCAAGGCCGCTATCCAGCGCACCCTCGGCAGAACCGGCATCAGGGTGCCGATTGTCAGCATGGGCGTGATGAACGCCAACAATCCTGAAGTACTGAAACAGGCCTATGAAGCAGGGGTGCGCCTCTTCGACACAGCGCTGGGTTATCAGCAGGGGAGAAACGAGGAAATGGTGGGGAGCGTCATCGCCCAGCTGGGGGTGCGCGACAAAGTCATCATTCAGACCAAGATTCCCTTTCCCCGCGTCCCGGCCGGTTCGATCAAGGACAAGTTCCTGAGCGATTTCGCCGGGTGCCTGAAACGTCTTCAGACCGATTACGTTGACGGACTGCTGATTCATCAGCCCAACGTGGATCAAATGAACAACCCGGAGGTCATCGAAGCGCTCAAGGAGGCAAGGCAGCAGAAGAAGGCGCGCTATATCGGCGTCTCTCAGCACGCGGGGCAGGCGGGAATTCTGAATAGTGCTGCCGGGAGCGGGATTTATGACATGGTTGTGGTCGGGTTTAACTTCCAGAACTCCGGTGATGCGGATTTCCTTCAGGCACTGAAAACCGCTTCTGCAAAAGGGGTCGGTATTGTCGCCATGAAAACGCAGACCGGCGGGCGCGCCAAAAATCTGGGTGCGCTCAACCAGACCGCCATGCTCAAGTGGGTGCTCCAGCATCCGGAAATCACCACGGCAATTCCAGGCTTCACAAATTTCGACCAGCTGAATGAAAGCTTCGCCGTCGCCTCGGGCCTGGATTACACCAACGAAGAGAAGACCTGGCTGGCTGACAAGAACGTCATGCTCGCCCTCGACTACTGCAAGCAGTGCGGAACCTGCCTTGCGACCTGTCCGAAGGGCGTCGACATACCCACGCTCATGCGCACGCACATGTACGCCGCCTGCTACGCCAACTTCGATCAGGCCCGGGCCACGTTTGAGGAGATCCCTGAAAATGAAGGTTTGAGGAACTGCTCTGATTGCTCCAGCTGTTCGGCGCGCTGCGCAAATAATGTCAGAATCGGTGAGAGGATTGCCGACCTGAGAGCAATCTATATCTAG
- the accC gene encoding acetyl-CoA carboxylase biotin carboxylase subunit, protein MFKKILVANRGEIALRVIRACREMGIATVAVYSTVDRGARHVQMADEAICIGPPPPLESYLNIDAILSAARRTGTGAIHPGYGFLAENPQFARRCEESGIVFIGPDSRALALVGDKVASRNTASGIKVPLIPGMMTSSRSLREFEETVDRIGYPVLIKASGGGGGKGMHIVRAPRELNSAIETSRREARSAFGDDSVYLEKYIEQPRHVEFQVLADRHGGIVHLFERECSIQRRYQKILEETPSVALDDDLRQRMGETAVAIIRATNYTNAGTVEFLLDTTRNFYFLEVNARIQVEHPITEMVLGIDLVKQQIHIADGARLPFVQNDLRQRGHAMECRIYAEDPEQGFLPSPGRILLAEEPAGPDIRCDSGIYSGIEVTPHYDPILSKLIVRAEDRESARRRMISALKDYTILGIPTTIGFLADVLAHPEFVAGRTHTHFIEQHFSGWKQGNSSGGSLDIALIAAALADSQGGVAGTRKQMLKKPTPWQTTGKWTIGGT, encoded by the coding sequence ATGTTCAAGAAGATCCTGGTAGCCAATCGTGGAGAAATCGCCCTGCGCGTGATCCGTGCCTGCCGGGAAATGGGGATTGCTACGGTCGCCGTCTATTCCACAGTGGATCGAGGGGCGCGTCACGTGCAGATGGCGGATGAAGCGATATGCATCGGCCCTCCACCACCGCTGGAGAGCTATCTGAACATCGATGCCATTTTGTCCGCGGCCCGACGCACAGGCACCGGTGCCATCCATCCCGGCTACGGCTTCCTGGCCGAGAATCCTCAATTCGCGAGGCGCTGCGAAGAGTCGGGCATCGTGTTCATCGGCCCGGATTCCAGGGCACTGGCGCTTGTGGGCGACAAGGTAGCTTCGCGCAACACTGCCTCCGGCATCAAAGTGCCCCTGATTCCAGGGATGATGACCTCCAGCAGGTCGCTGCGCGAGTTCGAGGAGACGGTCGACAGGATCGGTTACCCCGTGCTCATCAAGGCTTCCGGCGGCGGGGGGGGCAAGGGCATGCACATCGTCCGCGCGCCCAGGGAACTCAATTCCGCCATCGAAACCAGCCGGCGTGAGGCCCGCTCCGCTTTCGGGGACGACTCGGTTTACCTCGAGAAATACATCGAGCAGCCACGACATGTGGAGTTTCAGGTCCTGGCGGACCGGCACGGAGGGATCGTACATCTCTTCGAGCGGGAATGTTCCATCCAGCGCCGTTACCAGAAGATTCTCGAGGAGACCCCATCGGTCGCCCTCGATGACGACCTGCGCCAGCGGATGGGCGAGACTGCCGTGGCAATCATCCGGGCCACCAATTACACCAATGCCGGCACTGTGGAGTTTCTCCTGGATACAACCCGGAACTTCTATTTCCTCGAGGTCAATGCCCGCATCCAGGTGGAGCATCCAATCACGGAAATGGTCCTGGGAATAGACCTGGTCAAACAGCAGATACACATCGCCGACGGCGCCAGACTCCCCTTCGTGCAGAATGACCTGAGGCAGCGCGGCCATGCCATGGAATGCAGGATTTACGCCGAGGATCCTGAGCAGGGCTTCCTCCCCAGCCCGGGCCGGATCCTACTGGCAGAGGAGCCTGCCGGGCCCGACATTCGTTGCGATTCGGGCATCTACTCAGGGATCGAAGTAACTCCACATTACGACCCGATTCTTTCCAAGCTCATCGTCCGGGCTGAGGACCGGGAGTCCGCCCGGAGGCGGATGATTTCCGCTTTGAAGGACTACACCATCCTCGGGATTCCCACAACCATCGGATTTCTGGCCGATGTGCTCGCTCATCCAGAGTTCGTCGCCGGCAGGACCCATACCCACTTTATCGAGCAACATTTTTCAGGCTGGAAACAAGGCAACAGCAGCGGCGGCTCTCTGGACATCGCCCTGATCGCAGCGGCGCTGGCCGACTCCCAGGGCGGCGTTGCCGGTACAAGAAAACAGATGCTGAAAAAACCCACTCCCTGGCAGACCACAGGAAAGTGGACCATCGGCGGGACATAG
- a CDS encoding biotin/lipoyl-binding protein: MDYEFLADGTTHRISLEHIEGKAIATLRDERIEVDVHWVSPQAVSLLVNGKSYLARVATRGEKIFVAVGAIHFCLEQPKQQSALSRLKEGMPEKAEGTIKAPMPGLVIKVNVTEGDEVDRGDGLVVVEAMKMEHEMRAAFQATVEKVYVKAGQQVDAFQPLVELKPAASGA; this comes from the coding sequence ATGGACTACGAGTTTCTTGCAGACGGAACAACCCACAGAATCTCTTTGGAACACATCGAGGGGAAAGCCATCGCTACTCTGAGGGACGAACGGATCGAGGTGGATGTTCACTGGGTGTCCCCGCAGGCCGTTTCTCTGCTGGTAAACGGCAAGTCCTACCTGGCGCGTGTGGCCACTCGGGGAGAGAAGATCTTCGTTGCCGTCGGCGCAATCCATTTCTGCCTGGAACAGCCAAAACAGCAGAGCGCGCTGTCCCGTCTCAAAGAGGGTATGCCGGAAAAAGCCGAGGGAACGATCAAGGCTCCGATGCCCGGATTGGTGATCAAGGTGAATGTCACCGAGGGAGATGAGGTGGATCGCGGCGATGGCCTCGTCGTCGTCGAAGCCATGAAGATGGAGCACGAGATGCGCGCGGCGTTCCAGGCAACCGTCGAGAAGGTTTACGTCAAAGCAGGCCAGCAGGTGGACGCATTTCAGCCTCTGGTGGAACTGAAACCGGCAGCGAGCGGCGCATAG
- a CDS encoding sodium:solute symporter family protein yields the protein MYFYLYIILAYLLGLTVLNFIRSRRIKSQEQFMVAGRSLKWQVMVFTLICTWIGSGTFISGAEFASKAGFSALWLAGGAWVGIILIYFLAAKIHTFGQYTVGDVLEVRYGPAARLFGALALILSFISIVSYQFVAGGFILNVITDGQISEWTGTIIAAAFVILFTMLGGMVAIAYTDLPNGIVIVLACLLAVPFVVSSAGGLPGAHAALDPGYFAVVNNQFGAHPWLKAIGYFLSTLFLLMGVQSMYQKFYSAKSAKDAKKAVAWWTIGTIFVETVVVIIAVFAYSKFKGQIDLTIPKAGGKVVLMAARSLVPPWVGVLLLGAACAVVLSTGMNYLLSPSTTLMRDIYQRFMKKDADEKTLVPLQKILVLVIGVLAFLLATQLTSILQMSLFAYTIYGVAITPALLAALAWKRATKAGGLASIISGTAVCLFFFIASKLLPAEQVPEGDPWGIPLIYPALIASLGALIIVSLATPKPGPEVLEKFFPEKERASK from the coding sequence ATGTACTTCTATCTCTACATCATTCTGGCCTATCTCCTCGGCCTTACGGTGCTGAACTTCATCCGTTCCAGACGGATTAAGAGCCAGGAGCAGTTCATGGTCGCCGGCCGCAGCTTGAAGTGGCAGGTCATGGTCTTCACGCTGATCTGCACCTGGATCGGTTCCGGCACGTTCATCAGCGGAGCCGAGTTCGCCTCCAAGGCCGGCTTCTCGGCCCTGTGGCTCGCCGGCGGGGCATGGGTGGGCATCATCCTCATTTACTTTCTTGCGGCCAAGATCCACACTTTCGGCCAGTATACGGTCGGCGATGTCCTTGAGGTCCGCTACGGACCGGCGGCCCGGCTCTTCGGAGCCCTCGCGCTGATCCTGTCCTTCATCTCGATCGTGTCCTATCAATTCGTGGCGGGCGGATTCATTTTAAACGTAATCACCGACGGCCAGATCTCCGAGTGGACGGGCACGATCATCGCGGCCGCGTTCGTCATTCTCTTCACAATGCTTGGTGGCATGGTGGCCATCGCCTACACGGATCTGCCGAACGGAATCGTTATTGTGCTGGCCTGTCTCCTGGCGGTACCCTTCGTCGTCTCATCGGCGGGTGGCCTGCCGGGCGCCCACGCGGCACTTGATCCCGGATACTTTGCCGTTGTCAACAACCAGTTTGGAGCCCATCCATGGCTTAAGGCCATCGGCTATTTCCTTTCGACGCTGTTCCTGCTCATGGGTGTCCAAAGCATGTACCAGAAGTTCTATAGCGCCAAGTCCGCCAAGGACGCGAAAAAGGCCGTCGCCTGGTGGACGATCGGGACGATCTTTGTCGAAACCGTCGTGGTCATCATCGCCGTCTTCGCTTATAGCAAGTTTAAAGGCCAGATCGACCTGACCATCCCTAAAGCGGGCGGCAAAGTAGTTCTCATGGCCGCCCGAAGCCTGGTGCCGCCATGGGTCGGGGTGCTGCTCCTGGGTGCGGCCTGCGCCGTCGTCCTCTCCACGGGCATGAACTATCTGCTCTCCCCGTCGACGACGCTCATGCGCGACATCTATCAGCGATTCATGAAAAAGGACGCAGACGAAAAGACCCTGGTCCCCTTGCAGAAGATCCTCGTCCTCGTCATCGGTGTGCTGGCTTTCCTGCTCGCGACGCAACTGACGAGCATCCTCCAGATGAGCTTGTTCGCCTATACGATCTACGGCGTCGCAATCACACCGGCCCTGCTCGCGGCCCTGGCCTGGAAGCGCGCCACAAAGGCGGGCGGTCTGGCTTCGATCATTTCGGGAACGGCCGTCTGCCTGTTCTTCTTCATCGCGTCCAAGCTCTTGCCTGCAGAACAGGTCCCCGAGGGCGATCCCTGGGGGATCCCGCTCATCTATCCGGCGCTCATTGCATCCCTGGGCGCCCTTATCATCGTCAGCCTGGCGACTCCGAAGCCCGGCCCGGAAGTGCTCGAGAAATTTTTCCCGGAGAAAGAAAGAGCCTCGAAGTAG
- a CDS encoding saccharopine dehydrogenase NADP-binding domain-containing protein, with translation MGKRVLLVGFGMQGKAVLHDLVHCADISRIDVVDSRPDLQSDLSIYPSGKVSGRILDATDEESLAVLLRHADAVVEALPGAFALQVGRLAADCGVNLVSSMYYLNPGEQEAEKIQSINNEIRYIHGKAKGKGIVILTEFGLDPGLDLILGAKAIGELDEVHELHMYGAGIPGPNARSNPLQYKFSWSIIGVMKAYRRAAKIIKAGQVQVIEPARLFEPANCHLLDVAEIGSPLECFPNGDSVHYAELFGVRDSIREMGRYTCRLPSHCAFWNTMVKCGFLDDKPIRCGDLSASPMLYTTSLLASQKQFYYADDEQDMTLVRVEARGTRHGKKTGVIYQLVDTRDLESGLTSMQRTVGFTLSLGAQLILERKLDRSGLLTPLDVPYEKVFPRLEKHNIHVQRLEIPADRLRM, from the coding sequence ATGGGAAAAAGAGTTCTCCTCGTGGGATTCGGCATGCAAGGAAAGGCGGTGCTCCATGATCTGGTGCACTGCGCCGACATCTCCCGCATCGATGTTGTGGACAGCAGGCCCGATCTCCAGTCTGATTTGAGCATCTACCCGTCCGGAAAAGTCAGCGGCCGAATCCTGGATGCCACCGATGAGGAAAGTCTGGCTGTTCTCTTGCGCCATGCGGACGCCGTTGTCGAGGCTCTGCCCGGGGCTTTCGCCCTTCAGGTAGGCCGGCTCGCAGCGGATTGCGGCGTGAACCTGGTGAGCAGCATGTACTATCTCAACCCGGGCGAGCAGGAGGCCGAAAAGATCCAGTCCATCAACAACGAGATCCGTTACATCCATGGCAAGGCGAAAGGGAAAGGGATAGTAATACTCACTGAGTTCGGATTGGATCCGGGCCTGGACCTCATTCTCGGGGCCAAGGCAATCGGCGAGCTGGACGAGGTCCATGAACTCCACATGTATGGAGCAGGCATCCCGGGCCCGAATGCCCGCTCGAATCCATTACAGTACAAATTCTCCTGGTCGATCATCGGGGTCATGAAGGCATATCGGCGTGCTGCCAAAATAATCAAAGCGGGACAAGTTCAGGTCATCGAGCCAGCCAGGCTCTTCGAACCAGCGAATTGTCACCTGCTTGATGTGGCTGAGATCGGCAGCCCGCTGGAATGTTTTCCCAATGGGGACAGCGTTCACTATGCCGAGTTGTTCGGCGTCCGGGATTCGATTCGGGAAATGGGGCGGTACACCTGCCGTTTGCCCAGCCATTGCGCCTTCTGGAATACCATGGTGAAGTGCGGCTTCCTCGATGACAAGCCGATACGCTGTGGTGATCTGTCCGCGTCGCCGATGCTCTATACGACGTCGCTTCTGGCGTCGCAAAAACAGTTTTATTATGCAGACGACGAACAGGATATGACATTGGTGCGGGTAGAGGCGCGGGGGACGCGCCATGGGAAAAAGACCGGAGTGATCTACCAACTGGTCGACACCCGTGACCTGGAATCAGGGCTCACCTCGATGCAGAGGACGGTAGGTTTTACGCTGAGCCTGGGTGCGCAACTGATCCTGGAGCGAAAACTGGATAGATCCGGTCTTCTGACACCCCTGGACGTGCCTTATGAGAAGGTGTTTCCCAGACTGGAAAAGCACAATATTCATGTTCAGCGCCTGGAGATTCCGGCAGACCGCCTGCGGATGTGA
- a CDS encoding enoyl-CoA hydratase/isomerase family protein, translated as MTDEVRSALESGILTLTIHRPDQRNALNQAVLKGLGEAFRQAAGNRAVRVVTLTGAGDKVFCAGADLKSSLPQGLGGDAFSRSDYRELLMEILRCPKPTIALARGHVMAGGMGILLACDLALACDDVHFSTPEIQVGMFPMMVLALLYGHVGRKKATEMLFLGERMAAGAAMELGIVNHVYPRDRFEIEAGELVRKLADTSGSILRLGKEAILRVEGRTLREDLAYLESALARVMSCADSREGMSAFVEKRKPQWKDE; from the coding sequence ATGACTGACGAAGTGCGTTCTGCGCTTGAATCAGGGATTCTCACGCTCACAATCCACAGGCCTGATCAGAGGAACGCACTGAATCAGGCGGTGCTTAAAGGGCTGGGGGAGGCGTTCCGACAGGCAGCCGGGAACCGGGCGGTTCGGGTTGTGACTCTTACGGGAGCCGGAGATAAGGTTTTCTGCGCCGGAGCCGACCTGAAATCATCGCTTCCCCAAGGGCTGGGAGGGGACGCGTTCAGCCGAAGCGACTATCGCGAACTGCTCATGGAAATCCTGCGCTGCCCCAAACCCACGATTGCACTGGCCCGGGGGCATGTCATGGCAGGGGGCATGGGCATCCTGCTTGCCTGTGACCTGGCGCTGGCCTGCGATGACGTCCACTTCTCCACACCCGAGATTCAGGTGGGGATGTTCCCGATGATGGTGCTCGCGCTTCTCTATGGCCACGTCGGGCGAAAGAAGGCAACGGAGATGCTGTTCCTCGGGGAACGGATGGCGGCAGGAGCAGCCATGGAGTTGGGAATCGTCAATCATGTGTATCCTCGCGATCGCTTCGAAATAGAGGCCGGTGAGCTGGTTCGGAAACTGGCCGATACGAGCGGCAGCATCCTCCGCCTGGGTAAGGAAGCAATCCTGCGCGTCGAAGGCCGGACCTTGCGGGAGGATCTCGCGTATCTCGAGTCGGCCCTGGCCAGGGTGATGTCATGCGCCGATAGCAGGGAGGGCATGAGCGCATTCGTCGAAAAACGCAAGCCGCAGTGGAAAGACGAGTGA
- a CDS encoding acyl-CoA dehydrogenase, with product MFTNFDLTEEQALIKSTLRDFASEKIEPIAAEHDEQQKFPGDTVRELAGLGILGITVPEEYGGSGGDELSYILAVEELSRVDGSHGLTLAAHTSLGVYPVLTYGTEQQKKKYLPPLCDGTGLGAFGLTEPNAGSDASGTQTKAVLEGDCWVINGRKQFITNATYSLSPVITAKTDREIKGAHGISAFIVPIKTPGFILGKKENKLGLRASDTRELIFEGCRIPKENLLGELGQGFKIFMNTLDGGRISIAALALGLAQGALDKVIPYAKERRQFDQPIGSFQSVSNMIADMATEIEAARHLTYHAARLKDAGRPHGHESSMAKLYASEVAMRATTKAIQVFGGYGYTKDYPVERYFRDAKLTEIGEGTSEIQRLVIARHLLGKLK from the coding sequence ATGTTTACCAATTTTGATTTGACCGAAGAACAAGCTCTCATCAAAAGTACCCTGAGGGATTTTGCCAGCGAGAAAATCGAACCTATTGCGGCCGAGCACGACGAGCAGCAGAAGTTTCCCGGAGATACAGTCCGGGAACTCGCCGGACTGGGGATCCTTGGGATTACAGTACCGGAAGAATACGGCGGCTCGGGCGGCGATGAATTGAGCTACATCCTCGCCGTCGAGGAACTCTCGCGCGTGGACGGTTCTCACGGGCTGACGCTCGCCGCACACACCTCACTCGGGGTGTACCCGGTATTGACCTACGGCACGGAGCAGCAGAAGAAGAAATACCTGCCTCCGCTGTGCGACGGCACGGGACTTGGCGCATTTGGCCTCACCGAACCCAACGCAGGATCCGACGCAAGCGGTACCCAGACGAAGGCTGTGCTCGAGGGCGACTGTTGGGTCATTAACGGACGCAAGCAGTTCATCACAAATGCGACCTACAGCCTCTCGCCGGTGATAACCGCAAAGACCGATAGGGAAATCAAGGGCGCCCACGGCATCAGCGCGTTCATTGTACCCATAAAAACTCCCGGATTCATTCTCGGGAAGAAAGAGAACAAACTCGGGCTCAGAGCCTCGGATACGCGTGAATTGATTTTTGAGGGCTGCAGAATTCCGAAGGAAAACCTGCTCGGGGAATTGGGCCAGGGATTTAAAATCTTCATGAACACCCTCGACGGCGGACGCATAAGCATAGCCGCGCTCGCATTGGGTCTTGCCCAAGGGGCCCTCGACAAGGTGATCCCATACGCGAAGGAGCGCCGTCAATTCGATCAGCCCATCGGCTCGTTTCAGTCGGTTTCCAACATGATTGCCGACATGGCGACCGAAATCGAAGCGGCACGGCACCTCACCTATCACGCGGCACGCCTCAAGGACGCAGGCAGGCCCCATGGCCACGAATCGTCCATGGCCAAACTGTATGCAAGTGAAGTCGCGATGCGCGCCACAACCAAGGCCATCCAGGTTTTCGGCGGCTATGGGTACACAAAGGATTACCCTGTAGAACGCTATTTCCGCGACGCCAAGCTCACCGAAATAGGCGAAGGAACCAGCGAGATCCAGCGCCTGGTGATCGCGCGCCATTTGTTGGGTAAGTTAAAGTAG